One stretch of Tenacibaculum sp. MAR_2010_89 DNA includes these proteins:
- a CDS encoding MBL fold metallo-hydrolase — protein MIKIKRILLLLILLISIKGISQKKEIQIIPHKLTDNIYMLKGMGGNIGIFISDKEVFMIDSQFKQVSSKIIAAIKKITDKPIKFLVNTHWHGDHTGGNSSFKDKGALIFSHENVRKRMQKVQVIRGRTVQPSAEKQLPIVTFSKDMMLHLNGEDILISHVHNAHTDGDAHVYFMTSNIIHMGDTYFQGKFPFIDLDNGGSIDGYIASANKVLLLADDKTKIIPGHRSIATKNELKTYVKMLTTVRDRIAKAIEEGKTLEDISKDETIIKDYKKEYGGWFISAKEMRETVYKSLIKQ, from the coding sequence ATGATTAAAATTAAAAGAATACTTCTTCTACTGATACTACTTATAAGTATAAAGGGAATTTCACAAAAAAAAGAGATTCAAATAATACCCCATAAATTAACAGATAATATTTACATGTTAAAAGGTATGGGAGGAAATATAGGTATATTCATTTCTGATAAAGAAGTGTTTATGATTGATAGTCAGTTTAAACAAGTGTCAAGTAAAATAATAGCAGCAATAAAAAAAATAACTGATAAACCTATTAAGTTTTTGGTAAACACCCATTGGCACGGAGATCATACAGGTGGTAATAGTAGTTTTAAAGATAAAGGGGCATTAATATTTTCACATGAAAATGTACGTAAAAGAATGCAAAAAGTTCAGGTAATTAGGGGGAGGACAGTACAACCGTCTGCAGAAAAACAATTACCGATAGTGACATTTTCAAAAGATATGATGTTACACTTAAATGGTGAAGATATTCTTATTTCACATGTTCATAATGCACATACTGATGGTGATGCACATGTTTACTTTATGACCAGTAATATTATACATATGGGAGACACTTATTTTCAAGGAAAATTTCCGTTTATAGATTTAGATAATGGTGGAAGTATTGATGGTTATATAGCATCAGCTAACAAAGTGTTATTATTAGCAGATGATAAAACAAAAATAATTCCTGGACATAGAAGTATAGCTACTAAAAATGAATTAAAGACATATGTTAAAATGCTTACTACCGTAAGAGACAGAATAGCTAAAGCTATAGAAGAAGGAAAAACATTGGAAGATATTTCAAAAGATGAAACTATAATTAAAGACTACAAAAAAGAATATGGCGGTTGGTTTATTTCAGCAAAAGAAATGAGAGAAACAGTATATAAAAGTCTTATCAAACAATAA
- a CDS encoding SusC/RagA family TonB-linked outer membrane protein: MANRKLLLTIFTFIVSISFYAQNASIKGVVSDGTYPLPGASVKVVNTAKGSNTDFDGNFKIDNVKPGNLVVSISFIGYETKIINITISPGETKNIETVILKQLSEQLNEIVITALGIKKEEKSLGYSVSTLKPKELNEAKETNLVNALNGKIAGVQITNGSSGVGSSSRVVIRGEVSLNSSKNGPLFVVDGISINNRTYLSTMQNTGGSEMQEVDYGNGAAEINSDDIESISVLKGASATALYGSRGANGVILINTKSVRRNKRLQVSVNTGLTMESVLRLPKYQNKYGQGWAGDFKYVDGLNNSLGSNDQEDVSWGPLANGQLITQFDSPTINGLRAGDIFARGWVRDADGRIISPSTAPNDIIATPFEAKPNNVKDFFRTGYTSTIGASVGFGGEKSDILFSLGLLDNQGIIPNTDLTRKSFRVNGSVDVTDKMKLSLKTNYINSKSNNRPSSGYGSESAMYIFTWYGRTVNTNSLKEYWQRGYEGLEQFNYNYAWHDNPYFMLNENTNSFDKHRILGNIKLEYQFTDDLKLQARSGMDYYADKRESKRAYSTQRFLKGAYKDERVDFKEVNTDVLLSYKKDLNDSFGLSVDFGGNIMQQEANFLYNVANKLVIPEIYNLKNSALPLVTDQYKLEKEIRSIYGVVGLSFDNKLFLDITARNDWSSTLPEDNNSYFYPSASLSAIMSDIFELPEAFNFFKLRASWAKVGNDTEPYNLKTPYQYQLPYAGNRTLSRGNVLLNENLKPEQITSYEVGTDIRMFGNRLNLDVTYYKSISEDQIISVPISNTVGYQRQVINGGKIQNQGIEALVTVKPIKTDNFQWASSINFTKNVGKVLELPEGTGDVLTTNFASVYSAEGSKVFIQARKGERLGNMYGRRFKRYNGKIIYKNGAPIVEDELKLLGNYNPDFSVGFNNSFNYKGFSFSFLVDWKQGGTLISRTKQVGTYAGNLEGSLDRNDYKDIVPDGVKEMPDGSYQPLTSADAIGWWSYYKPLYNRKSNQETGIVDATYVKLREVKFGYNVPNSFAEKLGMESLRISLVGRNLALWTPSSNPHFDPETLALQGSNIVPGIEDVSYPSSRSYGINFLFKF, translated from the coding sequence ATGGCTAACAGAAAATTATTATTAACAATATTTACTTTTATAGTAAGTATAAGCTTTTATGCACAAAATGCCTCCATAAAAGGAGTTGTAAGTGATGGAACTTACCCATTACCAGGAGCAAGTGTTAAGGTTGTAAACACAGCAAAAGGTTCAAACACAGATTTTGATGGAAATTTCAAAATTGATAATGTAAAACCAGGAAATTTAGTAGTAAGCATTTCTTTTATAGGATATGAAACTAAAATAATAAATATTACTATCTCTCCAGGAGAAACTAAAAATATTGAAACAGTTATTTTAAAACAACTGTCTGAGCAGTTAAATGAAATTGTTATAACTGCACTAGGTATTAAGAAAGAAGAAAAATCTTTAGGATATTCGGTATCTACTCTAAAGCCAAAGGAATTAAATGAAGCAAAAGAAACGAATTTAGTAAATGCTTTAAACGGTAAGATTGCTGGTGTACAAATAACTAATGGATCATCAGGGGTTGGATCTTCATCAAGAGTTGTTATTCGTGGGGAAGTGTCTTTAAATTCGAGTAAAAATGGACCTCTATTTGTTGTAGATGGTATTTCTATTAATAATAGAACGTATTTAAGTACTATGCAGAACACAGGAGGGAGTGAAATGCAAGAAGTTGATTACGGAAATGGAGCAGCTGAGATTAATTCAGATGACATTGAAAGCATAAGTGTTTTAAAAGGTGCAAGTGCTACAGCATTATATGGATCTCGTGGTGCTAATGGAGTTATATTAATCAATACAAAATCTGTAAGAAGGAACAAAAGACTACAAGTTTCTGTAAACACAGGTTTAACAATGGAAAGTGTTTTACGTTTGCCTAAATACCAAAATAAATACGGTCAAGGTTGGGCAGGAGATTTTAAATATGTAGATGGTTTAAATAATTCATTAGGTTCTAATGATCAAGAGGATGTTTCATGGGGTCCACTTGCAAATGGACAACTAATAACACAATTTGATAGCCCAACAATTAATGGCTTAAGAGCTGGAGATATTTTTGCTAGAGGTTGGGTTAGAGATGCTGATGGACGAATAATTTCACCAAGTACAGCACCTAATGATATCATTGCAACACCATTTGAAGCAAAACCTAATAATGTTAAAGATTTTTTTAGAACAGGTTATACTTCTACTATAGGAGCATCAGTTGGTTTTGGAGGAGAAAAATCAGATATTCTATTTAGTTTAGGCTTACTAGATAACCAAGGTATAATTCCTAATACAGACTTAACTAGAAAATCATTTAGAGTTAATGGAAGCGTAGATGTAACTGATAAAATGAAACTTTCATTAAAAACTAATTATATTAATTCAAAAAGTAATAACCGTCCAAGCTCTGGGTACGGTTCTGAGTCTGCAATGTACATATTTACATGGTATGGAAGAACTGTAAATACAAATTCATTAAAAGAATACTGGCAAAGAGGTTATGAAGGCTTAGAGCAGTTTAATTATAATTATGCATGGCATGATAACCCATATTTCATGTTAAATGAAAATACAAATTCATTTGACAAGCATAGAATTTTAGGAAATATAAAGTTAGAATACCAATTTACTGATGATTTAAAATTACAAGCAAGAAGTGGTATGGATTATTATGCTGATAAGCGGGAATCAAAAAGAGCTTATAGTACCCAACGCTTTTTAAAAGGGGCTTATAAAGATGAAAGAGTAGATTTTAAAGAAGTAAATACTGATGTGTTATTATCATATAAGAAAGACCTTAATGATTCTTTTGGATTGAGTGTTGATTTCGGAGGAAATATAATGCAACAAGAAGCTAATTTTTTATATAATGTTGCTAATAAATTAGTAATTCCAGAAATTTATAATTTAAAAAATTCAGCACTGCCTTTAGTTACTGATCAATATAAATTAGAAAAAGAAATTAGAAGTATATATGGAGTTGTAGGATTGTCGTTTGATAACAAACTTTTTTTAGATATCACAGCTCGTAATGATTGGTCTTCAACATTGCCAGAAGATAATAACTCCTATTTTTATCCATCAGCATCATTAAGTGCAATTATGAGTGATATTTTTGAATTACCAGAGGCATTTAACTTTTTTAAATTAAGAGCGTCATGGGCAAAAGTAGGTAATGATACAGAACCTTATAATTTAAAAACACCATACCAATATCAACTTCCATATGCAGGGAATAGAACATTAAGTAGAGGAAATGTTTTATTAAATGAGAACTTGAAACCAGAACAAATTACTTCTTATGAAGTAGGAACAGATATACGAATGTTTGGGAATAGATTGAATTTAGATGTAACTTATTATAAATCAATATCAGAAGATCAAATTATTAGTGTTCCAATATCAAATACAGTAGGGTATCAACGACAAGTAATTAATGGAGGTAAAATTCAAAATCAAGGTATTGAAGCATTAGTTACTGTTAAGCCTATTAAAACTGATAACTTCCAGTGGGCATCAAGCATAAACTTCACAAAAAATGTTGGTAAAGTTTTAGAGTTACCTGAGGGTACTGGTGATGTATTAACCACAAATTTTGCTTCTGTGTATTCTGCTGAAGGATCAAAAGTTTTTATTCAAGCAAGAAAAGGGGAAAGGCTAGGTAATATGTATGGAAGAAGATTTAAACGTTATAACGGAAAAATAATATATAAAAATGGTGCTCCTATAGTTGAAGATGAATTAAAGCTGCTAGGTAATTATAATCCTGATTTTTCAGTAGGTTTTAATAATTCATTCAATTATAAAGGTTTTTCTTTTTCTTTTTTAGTTGACTGGAAACAAGGTGGAACTTTAATATCAAGAACAAAGCAAGTAGGTACTTACGCAGGTAACTTAGAAGGTTCACTTGATAGAAATGACTATAAAGACATTGTTCCTGATGGAGTAAAAGAAATGCCAGATGGTTCTTATCAACCTTTAACTAGTGCTGATGCAATAGGGTGGTGGTCATACTATAAACCATTATACAATAGAAAAAGTAATCAAGAAACTGGAATTGTAGATGCAACTTATGTAAAATTAAGAGAAGTGAAATTTGGATATAATGTTCCTAATTCATTTGCTGAAAAATTAGGAATGGAAAGCTTAAGAATTTCATTAGTTGGAAGAAATTTAGCTTTATGGACTCCTTCTTCAAATCCACATTTTGATCCAGAGACATTAGCTTTACAAGGAAGTAATATTGTACCTGGTATAGAGGATGTATCGTATCCATCATCAAGAAGTTACGGAATTAACTTTTTATTTAAATTCTAA
- a CDS encoding SusD/RagB family nutrient-binding outer membrane lipoprotein, with the protein MKKSNLFKSILLGIIVVFSSCTDLTELNINPNEPTKPEASYLLTNALYTIGNQTATNGFTFSSTLMQYHGKFDFNDVDQYEIETNSAVWVTNYKVLADMNDVINGDKTSTSTKAVAKILKAVIGAELTDLYGPVPFFEAGDKNNLTPKYDQQKEIYTATNGVLDLLSTAVSTLSTDNSAIVGDIMFSGERERWIKLANVLQLRYLLRVSSNYPAAATKIQQIVASGNIFSSNTDNAILSFQSEPNHWFLSKVRNGDFSLYSITTTVLKMLKDKDDPRLAFYFKPNDAGNYVGIVPGSNDRAGNYTGLSSNLRAADVLDMVFITYYEQEFILAEAALKGYITSNAQQHYENAIKANFNYKKITLPSDYLSNTSKGLWKGTLENIINQKYLANIMSGHEAWFDYRRTGFPTLNPALNNSNSDKIPVRFKYPTEETFTNKTNNSQALGWLNSGNDYNSKSWWDK; encoded by the coding sequence ATGAAAAAAAGTAATTTATTTAAAAGCATATTATTGGGGATAATTGTAGTTTTTTCCTCTTGTACTGACCTTACGGAATTGAATATCAATCCTAATGAACCAACTAAGCCTGAAGCAAGTTATTTGTTAACAAATGCATTATATACGATAGGAAATCAAACTGCAACTAACGGTTTTACATTTAGTAGTACATTAATGCAGTATCATGGTAAGTTTGATTTTAATGATGTAGATCAATACGAAATAGAAACCAATAGTGCTGTTTGGGTAACTAATTATAAGGTGCTTGCTGACATGAATGATGTTATAAATGGAGATAAAACTAGCACATCTACTAAAGCAGTAGCTAAAATATTAAAAGCCGTAATAGGAGCAGAGTTAACAGATTTATATGGTCCTGTTCCATTTTTTGAAGCTGGAGATAAAAATAATTTAACTCCTAAATATGATCAACAAAAAGAAATTTATACAGCTACCAACGGAGTTTTAGATTTACTTTCTACAGCAGTTTCAACACTTTCTACAGATAATTCAGCAATAGTTGGAGATATAATGTTCTCAGGAGAAAGAGAGCGTTGGATTAAATTAGCTAATGTTTTGCAATTACGCTATTTATTAAGAGTTAGTAGTAATTACCCTGCAGCTGCTACTAAAATTCAGCAAATTGTAGCTTCAGGAAATATTTTTTCATCAAATACAGATAATGCAATATTATCTTTTCAATCTGAACCGAATCATTGGTTTTTATCTAAAGTAAGAAATGGAGACTTTTCTCTATACAGTATAACTACAACAGTTCTAAAAATGTTGAAAGATAAAGATGATCCAAGATTAGCTTTTTACTTTAAACCCAATGATGCAGGTAATTATGTAGGAATTGTACCAGGATCTAATGATAGAGCTGGTAACTATACAGGGTTAAGTAGTAATTTAAGAGCAGCAGATGTATTAGATATGGTATTTATAACTTACTATGAGCAAGAATTTATATTGGCAGAGGCTGCTTTAAAAGGATACATAACATCAAATGCTCAACAGCATTATGAAAATGCTATAAAAGCGAATTTTAACTATAAAAAAATAACTCTTCCTTCTGATTATTTATCAAACACTTCTAAAGGTTTATGGAAAGGAACTCTTGAGAACATTATAAATCAAAAATATTTAGCTAATATAATGTCAGGACATGAAGCATGGTTTGATTATAGAAGAACAGGTTTTCCTACGTTAAATCCAGCTTTAAATAATAGTAATAGCGATAAAATTCCTGTTAGATTTAAGTATCCAACAGAAGAAACTTTTACTAATAAAACAAATAACTCTCAAGCTTTAGGTTGGCTAAATAGTGGAAATGACTACAATTCTAAATCATGGTGGGATAAATAA
- a CDS encoding phosphoglyceromutase, with protein MKQTIIYLVVFVSILIGCNTQIIKDNKEIKKDEDKSQKVFLITLDGVRWQELFTGADSLLINDAKYTKDSAYIKSKYWKTSPDKRKQLLSPFFWNKIAKNGQLYGNRKYSNKVNLKNTHWFSYPGYSEILCGFADDSRINSNDKVNNPNKTILELVNNLPDYKGKVGAFGSWDVFPYIINEERSGIYVNAGYREAKGKDLTKKEKYLNGLQKQAIQPWKTVRQDMFTHNYALEFIKKSKPKLVYISYGETDDFAHDGDYAHYLLAIENTNNMIKELWEYCQSNTYYKGKTTFIITTDHGRGTVPLESWKSHGQNLKYHGQNFTVKGSDETWLAVLGPNIEAKGEMKNELQLYNNQIASTIQKLLKVNVISAEVNQENLPIIQ; from the coding sequence ATGAAACAAACAATAATTTATTTAGTTGTTTTTGTATCTATTCTAATAGGATGCAATACTCAAATTATAAAAGATAATAAGGAGATTAAAAAAGACGAAGATAAAAGTCAAAAAGTATTTTTAATTACTTTAGATGGAGTTCGTTGGCAAGAGCTTTTTACAGGAGCAGATTCATTATTAATTAATGATGCTAAATATACCAAAGACTCAGCTTATATAAAATCAAAATACTGGAAAACTTCACCAGATAAAAGAAAACAGTTATTATCACCTTTCTTTTGGAATAAAATAGCTAAAAATGGTCAGTTATATGGTAACAGAAAATATAGTAATAAAGTAAATTTAAAGAATACTCATTGGTTTTCTTATCCAGGATATAGTGAGATTTTATGTGGCTTTGCTGATGATTCAAGAATTAATAGTAACGATAAAGTAAATAATCCTAACAAAACAATTTTAGAATTAGTGAATAATTTACCAGATTATAAAGGTAAAGTAGGTGCTTTTGGAAGTTGGGATGTTTTTCCATATATAATTAATGAAGAAAGAAGTGGAATTTATGTTAATGCAGGATATAGAGAAGCTAAGGGAAAAGATTTAACAAAGAAGGAGAAGTATTTAAATGGGTTACAGAAACAGGCTATACAACCATGGAAAACAGTTAGACAAGATATGTTTACTCATAATTATGCACTCGAGTTTATAAAAAAGAGTAAACCTAAACTAGTATATATATCTTATGGCGAAACTGATGATTTTGCTCATGATGGAGATTACGCTCATTATTTATTAGCTATTGAAAATACAAATAACATGATTAAAGAATTATGGGAATATTGTCAATCTAATACATATTATAAAGGAAAAACCACATTTATAATAACAACAGACCATGGAAGGGGTACTGTACCATTAGAAAGTTGGAAAAGTCATGGTCAAAATTTAAAATATCATGGTCAAAATTTCACAGTAAAAGGTTCAGATGAGACTTGGTTAGCAGTTTTAGGGCCTAATATTGAAGCTAAAGGTGAAATGAAAAATGAATTACAGTTATATAACAACCAAATAGCAAGTACTATTCAAAAATTGTTAAAAGTAAACGTTATTAGCGCTGAGGTTAATCAAGAAAATTTACCAATAATACAATAA
- a CDS encoding DUF5690 family protein translates to MNIRFILQASLATFGTYFCMYAFRKPFTVATFSNEVFWGIDYKILLIIAQIIGYTISKFLGIKVISEMKSKKRILYLIGFILFAELALLGFAIIPAPYTIICLFLNGLPLGMIWGIVFSYIEGRKASELLGVILSSSFIVSSGVVKSIGKWTIDALNVSENWMPFVTGLLFITPLVLFAFLLEKLPQPTEEDQLLKTIRQPLNKNQRRTIFKQYAAPLTFIVIFFITLTSIRDFRDNFAREIWDALGYKDATIFTISEIPIALTVLFILGYIGSITTNYKAFMYYHYVLIIGSISILISTYLFQLGVISPFIWMIISGLGLYSSYVPFNGIFFDRMIATFKINGNVGFLIYIADAFGYLGSILILIYKNFGKASISWLSFFIDSLYILGFLGFLITIYSIYFFKKKQKKSITIKQLVYEQ, encoded by the coding sequence ATGAATATACGTTTTATACTACAAGCATCTTTAGCAACATTTGGTACATATTTTTGTATGTATGCTTTCAGAAAACCTTTTACAGTAGCTACTTTTTCAAATGAAGTATTTTGGGGGATAGATTACAAAATACTATTAATTATTGCCCAAATAATAGGGTATACAATATCTAAATTTCTTGGAATAAAAGTGATTTCTGAAATGAAATCAAAAAAGAGAATACTATATTTAATTGGGTTTATTCTATTTGCTGAATTGGCTTTATTAGGTTTTGCTATTATTCCAGCACCTTATACAATCATATGTTTATTTTTAAATGGATTACCCTTAGGAATGATTTGGGGAATTGTTTTTTCTTATATAGAAGGACGTAAGGCATCTGAATTATTAGGGGTGATTTTATCATCTAGTTTTATAGTATCATCAGGGGTTGTGAAATCTATAGGGAAATGGACAATAGATGCTCTTAATGTTTCTGAAAACTGGATGCCTTTTGTAACTGGATTGTTATTTATAACACCTTTAGTTTTATTTGCTTTTTTATTAGAAAAATTACCACAACCAACAGAAGAGGATCAATTATTAAAAACAATTCGACAACCATTAAATAAGAATCAACGTAGAACTATATTTAAACAATATGCTGCACCATTAACTTTTATTGTAATCTTTTTCATAACCTTAACTTCAATAAGAGATTTTAGAGACAATTTTGCACGTGAAATATGGGATGCGTTAGGCTATAAAGACGCAACTATTTTTACAATATCTGAAATACCAATAGCCTTAACAGTTCTTTTTATATTAGGTTATATAGGTAGTATTACTACAAACTATAAAGCATTTATGTATTATCATTATGTATTAATTATAGGCTCAATATCAATACTAATTTCAACTTATTTATTTCAATTGGGAGTTATTTCACCCTTTATATGGATGATAATATCTGGGCTAGGTTTATATAGCTCATATGTACCGTTTAATGGAATATTTTTCGATAGAATGATTGCAACTTTTAAAATAAACGGAAATGTTGGTTTTTTAATATACATAGCAGATGCATTTGGATATTTAGGTAGTATTTTAATTTTAATATATAAAAACTTTGGAAAGGCTTCAATTTCCTGGTTATCATTTTTTATAGATTCATTATATATTTTAGGCTTTTTAGGTTTTCTAATAACGATATATAGCATCTACTTTTTTAAGAAAAAACAAAAAAAATCAATTACAATAAAGCAATTAGTTTATGAACAATAA
- a CDS encoding TIGR03364 family FAD-dependent oxidoreductase: protein MNNKYDLLIVGGGVLGTFHAYHALKKGLRVAILEKNSMPQGATVRNFGQVVPSGMNQKWQNYGRESLNIYKEIQDQFDISIRQNGTVYLASNDDEVQLIEELHQINKNNNYSSQLLTKQQCLDKYSGLKKEYCKAGLFFPDEVTVEPRVMINRLHMYMQKELKATILFNTSVVNVEESNGETIVYTAEGQTYKSVKTIICNGNDFKMLFPSIYNKSDLVVSKLQMMQTKPQINYQLKGSILTGLTIRRYEAFEECSSWKDVKTKESPNSFEKKYGIHILFKQAMDGSVIIGDSHEYASANNIDSLGFDLKEEIDAFMINEAKKIIDLPTYEIQHRWAGFYSQCKTKDLFEHTIGSNIHIVTGIGGKGMTGSAGYSKQNIIELYK from the coding sequence ATGAACAATAAATACGACTTATTAATCGTAGGAGGTGGTGTTTTAGGAACATTTCATGCATACCATGCACTAAAAAAAGGGCTACGAGTTGCAATTTTAGAAAAAAACAGTATGCCACAAGGTGCTACTGTTAGAAATTTTGGTCAAGTAGTGCCTTCTGGGATGAATCAGAAATGGCAAAACTATGGAAGAGAAAGTTTAAATATTTATAAAGAAATCCAAGATCAATTTGATATTTCAATTAGACAGAATGGTACCGTTTATTTAGCTTCTAATGATGATGAAGTACAATTAATAGAAGAATTACATCAAATTAATAAAAACAATAATTATAGTTCACAATTATTAACGAAACAACAATGTTTAGATAAGTATAGTGGACTTAAAAAAGAGTATTGTAAAGCAGGATTGTTTTTTCCAGATGAAGTAACAGTAGAGCCTAGGGTAATGATTAATCGTTTACATATGTATATGCAAAAAGAGTTAAAAGCTACCATTTTATTTAATACCTCAGTTGTTAATGTTGAAGAGTCAAATGGAGAAACAATTGTATATACAGCTGAAGGACAAACATACAAATCGGTTAAAACGATTATATGTAATGGTAATGATTTTAAAATGCTATTCCCTTCAATATACAATAAAAGTGATTTAGTAGTATCAAAATTGCAAATGATGCAAACTAAACCACAAATAAACTATCAATTAAAAGGTTCAATATTAACGGGATTAACAATTCGTAGGTATGAGGCTTTTGAAGAATGTTCGTCATGGAAAGATGTGAAAACGAAAGAAAGCCCGAATAGTTTTGAAAAAAAATATGGGATACATATATTATTTAAACAAGCTATGGATGGATCTGTTATTATTGGTGATTCTCATGAATATGCTTCAGCAAATAATATAGATAGTTTAGGGTTTGATTTAAAAGAAGAAATTGATGCTTTTATGATTAATGAAGCTAAAAAAATCATCGATTTACCTACTTATGAAATTCAACATAGATGGGCAGGTTTTTATAGTCAATGTAAAACAAAAGACCTATTTGAGCACACTATTGGAAGTAATATTCACATAGTAACAGGAATAGGCGGTAAAGGAATGACTGGTAGTGCTGGGTATTCAAAACAAAATATTATAGAATTATATAAATAG
- a CDS encoding phosphonatase-like hydrolase, which produces MMLKEIKMVVFDMAGTTVNEQNVVYKTLHKAIMEHGVEINLDLVLKIGAGKEKHQAIKDILKHIKSNKINESLVIFNRFKVLLNEAYENLNVIPIEGVEDVLLKIRNKKIKVVLNTGYSREIATFLLQKLKWEENKQYDLLLTATDVERGRPHPDMIYKAMKIFNIENSKLVLKAGDSAIDIEEGKNANCGITVGVLSGAQTKEQLESMNPDFIVNSLVDIDNV; this is translated from the coding sequence ATGATGTTAAAAGAGATTAAAATGGTTGTTTTTGATATGGCCGGAACAACAGTAAATGAGCAAAATGTAGTTTATAAAACATTACATAAAGCTATTATGGAGCATGGTGTAGAGATAAATTTAGATTTAGTATTAAAAATAGGTGCAGGAAAAGAGAAGCATCAAGCTATAAAAGACATATTAAAGCATATAAAATCGAATAAAATAAATGAATCACTTGTAATATTCAATCGCTTTAAAGTTTTATTAAATGAAGCTTATGAGAATTTAAATGTAATACCAATTGAAGGGGTAGAAGATGTATTATTAAAAATAAGAAATAAAAAGATAAAAGTTGTTTTAAATACTGGATACAGTAGAGAAATAGCTACTTTTTTACTTCAAAAACTTAAATGGGAAGAAAATAAACAATATGACTTATTATTAACAGCGACAGATGTTGAAAGAGGGCGACCACACCCAGATATGATATATAAAGCGATGAAAATTTTTAATATTGAAAATTCAAAACTTGTATTAAAAGCAGGAGATTCAGCAATTGATATAGAAGAAGGTAAAAATGCTAATTGTGGAATAACTGTAGGAGTATTATCTGGTGCACAAACGAAAGAACAATTAGAATCAATGAACCCTGATTTTATTGTAAACTCATTAGTTGATATAGATAATGTATAA